The DNA sequence AGAAAGCTGGTCATTGTCCGACAAACCGCTGTCCGCCCACTGATACCCACTCTCTTAAAGCGTCAAAACGACATAAAACAGCCTCCAGAAATCCGTATGTTACGGACTTCCGGAGGCTGTTTGTTTTATAAAAGGTGCATCAAATAGATCAGTCGTTCAAGGACTGTTCGGCCAGCCATTGCATCAATGTGATCTCTGTTCCGTCGATCACTGTCGACACTTCATTGTTGTGGACATACACCCAAGAGAAGTGGCCATTGTATTGATAAGGCGTGCCGTCCGCATTTGTATACAGACCGGAAGTGTCCTCGACATTATCAAACAAGGTCATGTACACATCCGCACCGGCAGCCAACAAGCGGTTGTAGGTAGGAATCGTATTGATTGCTGGAGGCAGCACCATGTCGTTTGCGGCGGCAGTGAACCAGATAGGCGTCTGCGCCAGATTCTGGATGTCCGCATCCGAGATCAAAACATCATTCAAACCTTCGCAGACAGGGAAAGCGGCAGCGAAGTAGCCAGGGTAATCCCGCACCATCAGCATCGTCATGTAGCCGCCGTTGGAAGGTCCGCCGATATAGATTCGGTCGGTGTCGACATCCGGATTGTTGGCGACGTACTCTTCAATCAGCGCCATCAAAGCATCTTCGTATTTGGAAGAACCATCCGCTCTTCCGCCGATGCCGTCCATCCAATAGGTCGGTGTCTGCGGAGCCAAGACATAGGCTCCATCGAAGTAGGACTGGATCTCATCCGTAGCCAAAGCAGTCGCTTTGTTTGCAGCCAACGGGATTGTCGCATCCGTTCCGCCTTCCCCGCCTCCGTGCAGCCAGATGATCAATGGATTTTCTTGGTTGTCCTGCGCCGGGCTGTAGTCAGCATAAGTCAATGTGACGTCTTCGAAGGTCGATGCGCCGGTTTCGAAATCTTCGATGATTTCCTTGGTTGTTCCGGCAAATTCCGTGACGACCAGACCGGATACGGAGCCCGCCGGCGTTTCGATAGCCGTCTGTTGCGTGATGGTGTAGGCGTTCGTCGTCCAATCATTGCGACCGGTAGCGACCTGATAGTTCAAAGCAGAGCTCAAGGCCAAAGTCGGACCGTATTCCATTTCCAGCACCACATACTGGCCAGTCTGAACGGCCGGATTGCCGTCTTTGTCGGCCATATAGGCATTGGTGACATTCACGATGCCCGCACCCAGCAAGGAAGGTTCTAAGCGGCTGTCGCTTCTTGAGACATTGACGCTGAATGTATCAGTCGTCACGGAGCCTTGCGGAACCGGCCTGCCCAAGTCCACGATGATCTTCGTCACCGTTGCGCCCCAATCCTTCACTTCGATGACCGTTTCATAGGATGATGGCTGCGTCTTCAATTCTTTTGCCGAAACCTGATCCGCCGTTGCGAACAACCCTCCTAAAACCACCGCGCTCAATGCCGTTACTTTAGCCATTTTTTTCACTCTACCCATCATATTTTTTCCTCCCGATCTATCTGTGTTTTTGTGTTGGATCCTTACAGAAAATGTTGCGTCCGCTCCGGACATTCAGTCCAGATCGGCCTCGTTTGAAGCGATGAACTTCTTGTACCAGTGGAACGACTCTTTTTTGCTGCGTTTCAAGTTGCCTTTTCCTTCATCATGATCGACATAGATGAAGCCGTAGCGTTTGGACATTTTGCCATACATTAAACTAATGCGCTGTCCAATTCTGATGCTTCCGCTTGCTGCTGCGCTTCCACCTCTTGTTTATAAGCAGCTTTGTCCATAACTTTGAAGAACGGCAGATAGACGAAATAGCTCACGCCGATCATAAGTGCTTGATAGACAGCCCATCTCCAGCCGCCCGCCATCAATCCGTTGATGATGACCGGAACACCCAACGGTACCGCGATACCCGGCAGGTAAGGCAGGATGCCTGTCAGCATGCCAAGATAGGAAGTAACTGCGATGATCAAAGGCACCAGGATGAATGGGATAGCCAAAGTGAAGTTCATGATGATCGGCATCCCGAAGATGATCGGTTCGTTGATGCCGCAGATGTTCGGTATCAAGCTCAATTTGCCAAGCACACGGTATTGCTCCGATTTTGCCCGCAGCATCGCCATAGCCAAGCCTAAGGTAGCGCCTGAACCCATGAACACAACCATCCCGAACATGCTTCCGGAAACGATGTTCGGGATTTCCAGACCGGCGTTATAGGCTGCCAAGTTTTCAGTCCCCAGCGGTGTCCAGATCGGCATGAATACACTGTAGACGACCATTGCGCCGTGTACACCGACCAACCACAAAATCTGTGCCGCAAACATCGCAACCAACAGAGCCGTAAAGCTTCCGCCCAGTTTGGTCAACGGTGCAGCCACTACTGAAAAGATGAACGAGTGGATATCACCAAAAGCAGTCAACGTCATCACGTAGCGGATGACCATTGCAAGGACAGCCAACACCAAGCCCGGCACCAGACCGGAGAATGATTTGGAAACAGTAGGCGGTACGCCGTCAGGCATCTTGATGACCCAACCTTTAATTTTAAAAATGGTATAAACTTTCGCGGACAATAACGCGACAAGAAATGCAGTAAACAGTCCCGGTGCGCCCATCCAGGTAGCGGGCAGCGAGGCCAATGTGTTCGCTTCGGAATAATTGAAAGGTGTCACAATCAAAAAGCTCATCAAGGCAAGAATCCCTGCCGGCGTCGCGTCGATGTCATAGGACTCGGCAAACTTCGCAGCGATCAAATAAACAACATAGATGGCCAAAAGGTTGGTCGTGATTTCAGAAGGAATAACCGTAATCGCTTTCAATCCAGCGTTGACCAAAAAATCCTGATACCCTTGAACCGGGAAACTGTTCACG is a window from the Trichococcus shcherbakoviae genome containing:
- a CDS encoding prolyl oligopeptidase family serine peptidase; the encoded protein is MMGRVKKMAKVTALSAVVLGGLFATADQVSAKELKTQPSSYETVIEVKDWGATVTKIIVDLGRPVPQGSVTTDTFSVNVSRSDSRLEPSLLGAGIVNVTNAYMADKDGNPAVQTGQYVVLEMEYGPTLALSSALNYQVATGRNDWTTNAYTITQQTAIETPAGSVSGLVVTEFAGTTKEIIEDFETGASTFEDVTLTYADYSPAQDNQENPLIIWLHGGGEGGTDATIPLAANKATALATDEIQSYFDGAYVLAPQTPTYWMDGIGGRADGSSKYEDALMALIEEYVANNPDVDTDRIYIGGPSNGGYMTMLMVRDYPGYFAAAFPVCEGLNDVLISDADIQNLAQTPIWFTAAANDMVLPPAINTIPTYNRLLAAGADVYMTLFDNVEDTSGLYTNADGTPYQYNGHFSWVYVHNNEVSTVIDGTEITLMQWLAEQSLND
- a CDS encoding PTS transporter subunit EIIC: MADFSNVQMSLQRGAGAIQNNKYISAITNGLMSAMPITIVGALGSLVNSFPVQGYQDFLVNAGLKAITVIPSEITTNLLAIYVVYLIAAKFAESYDIDATPAGILALMSFLIVTPFNYSEANTLASLPATWMGAPGLFTAFLVALLSAKVYTIFKIKGWVIKMPDGVPPTVSKSFSGLVPGLVLAVLAMVIRYVMTLTAFGDIHSFIFSVVAAPLTKLGGSFTALLVAMFAAQILWLVGVHGAMVVYSVFMPIWTPLGTENLAAYNAGLEIPNIVSGSMFGMVVFMGSGATLGLAMAMLRAKSEQYRVLGKLSLIPNICGINEPIIFGMPIIMNFTLAIPFILVPLIIAVTSYLGMLTGILPYLPGIAVPLGVPVIINGLMAGGWRWAVYQALMIGVSYFVYLPFFKVMDKAAYKQEVEAQQQAEASELDSALV